A single Pagrus major chromosome 19, Pma_NU_1.0 DNA region contains:
- the LOC141014789 gene encoding beta-1,4-galactosyltransferase 1-like: MLKKLFNALALFVVLGLVYFIVLLYYSQNCTITFSTQPQNVENGNESISQMVKEQVKQLWEMETEGTKTSEKMTPMPDPTNKTLGPCPDIPPDLVGPLHVEFDPKRTMDEVRKGLSYDLQEGGRYKPPDCISQHKVAVIIAFRNRHEHLKHWLYYLHPILMRQQLDYGVYVINQDGEGIFNRAKLMNAGYVEALKEYDYECFVFSDIDLVPMDDRNLYRCFDNPRHLAVAMDKFNFQLPYNTFFGGVSSLSKSQFLKINGFPNTYWGWGGEDDDIYKRVIFRGMSISRPDLVMGKYKMVKHSRDLHNEPNPENPGKLGQTQWTMDKDGINTLNYTVKEIVKDRLYTFINVDIDAPPS; the protein is encoded by the exons atgctgaaaaaactttttaatgcCCTGGCCCTTTTTGTTGTGCTAGGGCTGGTGTATTTTATAGTTCTTCTATACTACAGCCAAAACTGCACTATAACTTTTTCGACTCAGccacaaaatgtggaaaatggaaatgaaagcaTTTCTCAGATGGTAAAAGAACAGGTGAAACAGCTGTGGGAAATGGAGACTGAAGGCACAAAAACCAGCGAAAAGATGACACCGATGCCGGATCCTACGAACAAAACTTTAGGACCCTGTCCTGACATCCCTCCAGATCTTGTTGGTCCTCTCCATGTCGAGTTTGACCCAAAACGGACTATGGATGAGGTGAGAAAGGGTCTCAGTTATGATCTTCAGGAGGGAGGACGATACAAGCCACCGGACTGCATCTCCCAACATAAg GTGGCAGTCATCATTGCGTTCCGAAATCGGCATGAGCACCTGAAGCACTGGCTGTATTACCTCCATCCTATATTGATGCGACAGCAGTTGGACTATGGTGTGTATGTCATCAACCAGGATGGAGAGGGAATCTTCAACCGGGCTAAACTGATGAACGCAGGCTATGTCGAAGCACTGAAGGAATATGATTATGAGTGCTTCGTCTTCTCGGACATAGATCTGGTGCCTATGGATGACCGTAACCTCTATAGATGTTTTGACAATCCACGACATTTGGCTGTGGCTatggacaagtttaacttccAGTTACCTTATAACACATTCTTTGGTGGGGTTTCTTCATTGTCCAAAAGCCAGTTCTTGAAGATTAATGGCTTCCCGAACACTTACTGGGGCTGGGGTGGTGAGGACGACGACATCTATAAACGAGTTATCTTCCGTGGGATGTCCATTTCTCGACCTGACTTGGTGATGGGAAAGTACAAGATGGTCAAACATTCGAGAGACTTGCACAATGAGCCTAATCCCGAGAATCCTGGTAAACTGGGCCAAACCCAGTGGACCATGGATAAAGACGGGATTAATACCCTAAATTACACAGTCAAGGAGATTGTGAAGGATCGCCTGTACACTTTTATCAATGTGGATATTGACGCCCCGCCAAGCTGA